The window ACATCTTGACCCAGTATTTTTCCAATTTTTTCCGCAATGTGAACTGTTACCATGATAGGTAAGAACAGCATCAATAGCAGGAAGAAACTTCCTAAGTATCGCTTTAATATGTATTTATCCAGTATGCTTAGCACCTACAGTCTATTATCCATTTGTTTGACCATTTGATCCTTCCAGGTTCTAAAATCTCCAGCCAGAATATGCTTGCGCGCTTCCCTCATCAACCACAGATAAAAAGCGAGATTGTGGATCGTACAAATTTGTCGGCCTAACATCTCATTAACTGTAAATAGATGTCTAACATAAGCCTTAGAATATTCCGTGTCCACCCAGGCATATCCAGCTTCATCTAATGGACTGAAATCCATTTCCCACTTCTTATTTTTAATATTGATACTCCCATGAGTGGTAAATATCATACCGTTCCTACCGTTTCTTGTAGGCATTACACAATCAAACATGTCTATACCCAGCGCTACATTTTCCAGTAGGTTGATGGGAGTTCCCACCCCCATTAAATAACGTGGTTTATCCTTAGGAAGTATAGCTGTCACCACTTCAGTCATTGCATACATCTCCTCTGCTGGTTCTCCAACTGACAATCCGCCGATGGCATTTGCATCCATGTCACAGTTCGCTACAAATTCGGCACTTTGCTTTCTTAAATCAGTATAGGTACTTCCTTGAATAATTGGAAACAAGGTTTGCGTGAACCCGTACTTATCTGGAGTATTGTCAAAACGCTCGATACATCTTTTCAACCAGCGGTGAGTCATGTGCATGCTGCGTCGTGCATAATTAAACTCACAAGGATAAGGCGTGCACTCGTCAAAAGCCATAATGATGTCTGCACCAATGCTGCGCTGTATATCCATAGCACGCTCTGGAGTAAAGGTATGGTAGGACCCATCGATATGAGATTTGAACTTAACTCCTTCTTCCTTAATCTTGCGATTTGCACTTAAAGAATAAACTTGGTATCCGCCAGAATCAGTAAGTATAGGTCGATCCCAATTCATAAATTGGTGTAATCCGCCTGCTTTTTCCAGCACTTCCATTCCAGGTCTTAAGTAAAGATGGTAGGTGTTTGCCAGAATGATGTCTGGATTTACATCTTCTTTAAGTTCTCGTTGATGTACTCCTTTAACGGTACCCACGGTACCTACAGGCATAAATATAGGCGTCTCAATTGCGCCATGATCGGTATGCACAACGCCGGCTCTCGCTTGACTGTTTGCATCTGTTTGTAAAAGGTCAAATTTCATTTTCATGCGGGACAAAGATAAGTTTCTAGTAGGAAGTTTAGAGAAGCTTATTGGTATTAAGTATCTAGTACGAAGTAATAAGACTCAAGAATTATCTTGACATACAACTCGCTCGTCAATCGCTGCGCACTTGACTTACTGACAAACGACCTACGCCTTTTCAGCTGGGCTACTGATTTGCCAGTACTCGATTAATGATAAAAATAGATTTTAGTTATAACAGGGGCTTAAAAACCACTTTCGTATAGAAGTTCGATATCCAGAACAGCAAACGTGAAAAAGTCATTAGTCTAAAGTCACGAGAGTTCCCGAAGGGAACACGAGCGTCACACGTCATTCCCCTTTCAAATTAAAGTTCGAGTTTGATTTTGATTTTGATTTTGATTTTGATTTTGATTTTGATTTTGATTTTGATTTTGATTTTGATTTTATCAAAGTTGTTCACAAAACCGTGTAAATCGTTAATAAATCAAAATCTAGGTAAAAGCCATTGGCTTAGGAACTACTTACCTTTACAGCTACTAACAAATTTTCAAGAAATGGCTGATATACAGCACTTAAAAGATTTAGTCTCGCAGGTACGCCGCGACATCGTTCGTCAAGTACATGCCGTCAACAGTGGTCACCCAGGAGGTTCCTTAGGTTGTACCGAGTTTATTGTTGCTCTCTACAATGAGATCATGGATCACGATCCTTCCTTTCAAATGGATGGAAAAAATCAAGACCTGTTCTTCTTATCCAATGGTCACATTTCTCCCGTGTTCTATAGCGTTTTGGCACATGCCGGCTATTTTCCAAAGGAAGAATTGAATACCTTCCGTAAACTGAATTCCAGATTACAAGGCCACCCAACTACTCATGAAGGACTCCCTGGAGTACGAATTGCAAGTGGTTCTCTAGGTCAGGGAATGAGTGTGGGAATAGGCGCAGCGCTTACTAAAAAGCTGAATGGCGATGACAAAACTGTTTTTACCCTTCACGGTGATGGTGAATTGCAAGAAGGTCAGATCTGGGAAGCTGCAATGTATGCTAGCGCAAACCACGTGGACAATCTTATCGCGACTATCGATGTAAACGGTCAGCAGATTGATGGTAGTACAGACACCGTACTCACATTGGGCGACCTCCGTAAAAAGTTTGAAGCTTTTGGCTGGAATGTAGTTACCGTAAGTAAAGGAAATGACATGGAATCTGTTATTGCAGGAATTAAGGAGGCTATCTCGCTTTCGCGAAAGCGAACTCCTATATGCATTCTGCTACATACTGTGATGGGACATGGAGTAGACTTTATGATGGGCTCACACGAGTGGCACGGTATCGCGCCTAACGATGAGCAACTTGCGGAAGCACTGAAGCAAAACCCTGAAACACTGGGCGACTATTAATCAAAAAACGACCGTGAATCACGGGACGCATTTATGAAGACATATACAAATACAGGAAATAAGGACACAAGATCAGGATTCGGCGCTGGACTGGAAGAATTGGGAAACAGCAATGAAAATGTAGTAGCACTTTGTGCTGACCTCACAGGCTCTCTAAAAATGAACGCGTTTGCTGACGCACATCCAGATCGGTTTTTTCAAGTAGGAATTGCGGAGGCTAACATGATGAGTATAGCAGCTGGAATGACCATAGGAGGAAAAATTCCTTTTACAGGAACTTTTGCAAACTTCTCAACGGGTCGTGTTTACGACCAGATTAGACAAAGCATCGCTTACTCTGATAAAAACGTGAAGATTTGCGCTTCGCACTCTGGATTGACGCTGGGAGAAGATGGAGCAACCCACCAGATCCTAGAAGATATTGGGTTAATGAAAATGTTGCCAGGAATGACAGTGATCAACACTTGTGATTTCAACCAGACTAAAGCAGCAACTCTAGCTATTGCAGACCATCACGGGCCAGTATACTTGAGATTTGGCCGTCCTAAGGTGGCGAACTTCACTCCTGAGAACGGAGAGTTCAAAATTGGTAAGGCCGTGATTTTAACTGAAGGTACAGACGTTACGATTGTAGCGACAGGACACTTAGTCTGGGAAGCACTAGAAGCTGCGAAAGCCTTAAATGAAAAAGGAATCAGTGCAGAGGTCATCAACATCCACACCATCAAGCCTCTTGATGAGGAAGCGATTATTAATTCTGTAAAGAAAACAGGCTGTATCGTAACTGCGGAAGAGCATAACTATATGGGTGGACTAGGAGAAAGTGTCGCTAGAACATTAGCGCAACACACGCCTACCCCACAAGAGTTTGTAGCTACTCAAGACACCTTTGGTGAGAGTGGAACTCCAGAGCAGTTGCTAGAGAAATATGGTTTAAATGCTGAAAACATTACCTTGAAAGCTGAAGCAGTTATCAAGCGTAAGAAATAAGTATTAAAAAATACTCATAAAAAATGCCTGCTATTGATAGCAGGCATTTTTTTGTTTTGTAAACGGATAATTTAGTTTTCCGTCCTTGCGTCTAAGTAGTCTGGAATACCATCACCGTCTGTATCCAGTGCATCATTTGGGTTACCATCACCATTAGGGTCTGCATTTTCGTTTACGGTAAGGATACCGTCATTGTCATCGTCAATTTCTAGATAATTGAATCTTCCATCCCTATCCGTATCATCAGCAAAATTAGGAGAGCGTAAATTTTTATCGTTGTTCAAATCTTCAAACTTAGAAAAGATACCGTCACTGTCGTGATCTGTAGTTTTTGCTCTTCGCAATTTGAAAGTGAAAATAATAGGAGAATATGCTGGAATACCACTTTGAGTACGCTCAAAATAACCAAGCCCAGAAGGAATAAAAACAGCTCCTATACCACTCCCTTCATAAGATAAGGTTCCATCTCCATTTGGATTAATAGCAGAAGCGTCTTTAAACTGAGTCACACCAGCGGTAAAACCAGTGATTGTGGAAGGTAAGTCAAACCAAATGGAGTTGATACTGCTATCAAATACATTTCCATTAAGTAAGGTACCTTCGTAACTCACTAAAGCACTATCTGCAAATGTGGGCTGTCTGGCCCCAGAACCTTCTCGTACTTTAAGAGTATATAACTTGTAATCCACACCATCCCTAGTGATTGTTTGACTCACCACTTGCTGTGATAGCGGTGTCCGTCCAGAATTAGCACCAGCAATCGTATCAAATTTTATTTCAAAATCAGCTCCTGCTGGAGTGTTTTGGAATTCATCCTCATTATAGAAATGAGTGTTTAAAAAGGCGTTTATTTTGGCAAGGTCTTCTATGTATACCTCTTGGCGATCACGTATTGGGATTGCATCTGGCCCGTCATCTGGACTACAAGCGATTGAAACCAATAGGAATATTAAGATTAGAAATTGTAATTTTAAGTTTTTCATGCAAAATTTTAAAAGCTTCAAAGATACCATTTTCAGCTATTTTTGTAGAGATAACGCTATTTTATAAGACATCATATGCGCATTGATAAATATTTATGGTCCGTTCGATACTATAAAACTAGAAGTAAGGCAACTGATGCTGCAAAAAAAGGCCGCTTTAGAGTCAATGGGGACATTGTCAAACCAGCGAGAGATGTCTACCCAGGTGACATGATTACCTTGCGCAAAGATCAAATTGATTACCAAGTTGAGGTTCTTGACCTGCCTGCAAATCGAGTAGGAAACAAATTAGTAGATCTTTATAGAATGGACCGTACGCCTAAAGAAAGTTTTGAAGCGCGTAAAATGGTCGAACTTAGCCAAGACTATTATCGCCGCAAAGGAGAAGGAAGACCGACGAAAAAAGACCGCCGCGATCTAGACAACGTAATGGATCAAACTGAAGAGGATGTTTAAACTCACAAAGTATAATTAAGGAGCGAATTTCGCTTTCGCGAAAGCGAAATTTTCCAAACCAGTCAAACAAACCCAATTACCTATTAAATATCCATCTATGGAAATTTTAAATCACGATCAAGTAAGCAATAAAATTAGAAGAATTGCCTATCAAATTGCCGAAGTGTACATGGAGCACGATCAGTTGATACTCGCTGGTATTGCAGAAGGAGGCTACACTCTAGCTCAAAAGCTCAAGGAACAACTGGTAAACATCTGTGATCTGAATGTAGTGCTTTGCGAGGTGAAAATGGATAAGAAAAATCCACTAAACTCTGTTACCACAAGCATTCCAGCGAGTGATTATCAAGATAAAGGGATTGTTTTATGCGATGATGTTTTAAATTCCGGGACCACACTTATTTATGCTGTGCGTCATTTTTTAGAAGTACCTATCAAGAAATTTAAAACTGCTGTGTTAGTGAATCGCAATCACAAAAAATTTCCCGTAAAGGCAGACTTCAAAGGTATTTCTCTCTCTACAACGATGGAAGAACATGTGCAAGTAAACATTCAAGGGACTACCTACAGCGTTAGCTTATCCTAAACCTGTGATTTCTCTAACTAAAAGTTCTGGTGATTTGCCTTGAACATCTATAGTAAAATCTGCCTGATTGTAAAATACAGATCTTTCGAGTAAGTGCTTTCCTATAAATTCTGCAAGATTTTCTTCTGAAGTTGTCGCCGCAATTAAAGGTCTATGCGCTTTTTCAGGAAAAAGACGGTAGGTAAGAAAAGGAACGTTAGCTCGCAAATAAATGGAACGTGTGTGAGGCGCCTCAATGATTAATTTCATATTATCGTAATAACAAGGAGTTCCACCACCTAAAGAAATCACGGTTTGCTCTGCACCTTCCAACAATTCTATAAGACAGGTTTGTTCCAATTTTCTAAAGAAGAGAATACCTTTTGACTCAATAATCTGGGAAATAGTCATTTTTTTTTTCGATTCTATATAATCGTCCAGATCCAGATGCCTCCAGGACATTTGCAACGCAAGCTCCTGACCTACAGTCGTTTTTCCAGATCCCATATAGCCTAAAAGCACAATATTTGAAATAGGTTCTTTGCTGATTTTCAAAGAGATAATTTTTATACAAATTTATAGCAAAAAGATTAGCAGGTTACCACTGATACGTTTTATATTTGCACCCGCAATTAAAAACAAGACTTGGTAGCTCAGCTGGTAGAGCATCACACTTTTAATGTGAGGGTCCTGGGTTCGAACCCCAGCCAAGTCACTAAGGCCGTAAGGCATTAAAGTCCTTATTCAAAATAAGGACTTTTTTTTTACCCGGGTGCTGGAATTGGTAGACAGGCACGGTTGAGGGCCGTGTGTATTTATACGTGTGGGTTCAAGTCCCATTCCGGGTACCAGTAGTAATTAGCTCGCTTCTTTTATAGACAGCGAGCTTTTTTTGTTTAATATTTCATAAGGTTAAAGGAATCTGCCTACAGCAAGATATATTTTGTCTAACTTTACCCATTATCCATTAAACAGCACAATTGATTAAGACTACCTTCAGTATCAAGGATTTAGAGAATCTGAGCGGGATCAAGGCTCACACCATACGCATCTGGGAAAAAAGATACAGCCTTTTTACTCCAGAGCGGACTGATTCTAATATCAGGCGATACGATACAAACGCTCTACAGCGTATTCTTAATGTAAGCTACCTCAACAATAACGGCAATAAGATAAGTGCCATTGCTGCTATGGATGACTGCCAGCTAGAAGCCGAAGTCAAAAAACACGCTGAAAAAGGCAATACTACAAATCACAGTTTGCAGGAAATCAAACTGGCTATGGTCAATTTTGACAAAAACCTTTTCAATAGAGTCTTTAATACTGGTTTGAAAGAATTAGGATTTCAAGGGGTTTTTAGGGAAATACTGATACCTTTTTTAATCGAGCTAGGTCACCTATGGCACAGCAACACCATAAATGTCGCACATGAACATTTCATAAGTCATTTGATCAAACAAAAATTGTTGAGCCACATGGAACATGTGGATTATCAACCTGATGAACAACACAAAGAACTATATATACTATTTCTCCCTCAAAATGAGATGCACGACTTAGGATTACTGTTCTTAAACTATGAACTGCTTTCTCGAGGTAGAGAAACTCTTTACTTGGGTACTTACATGACCTTAGAAGCCTTAGAGCATTTTCAAAACAAAGGTAAAAAACTGGTATACATCACATATATTACCGTGGATCCAACCATAAAAAAAGTACCTAAATTTCTAAAGCAATTTGAAAAAAACGTCAATAAAAATGGAAATAGCGACCTATGGATTCTAGGACAGATGGTCGCCAAAATGAAGGACCTCAAACTAAATCCAACTCATAAAACTTTCGATTCTATCGAACAATTGATAAACGGATTAGAAACCAGTAAAAAACTTGAGCACTAGTAATCAATATAGTTCGCTTTCGCGAAAGCGAACTTCCTATAAGATTCGATAGGTCCTTACGACCAACTCAAAAACCTCGCGAGAGCTTTAAAATTGAAAAACTACAACAATATACTAAAGCCACTAAATTAGTCATAACCATTGATCAACCAACCCCTTATGAATCATAAAATTGCCGTCATAGGCTCCGGGTTTTCTTCCCTCGCTGCAGCTGCCTATCTAGCGCAATCTGGGCATGAAGTAACCATGTTTGAAAAAAATGATACCGTTGGAGGTCGCGCACGACGTCTAGAACGTGATGGCTTCACCTTTGACATTGGGCCGTCTTGGTACTGGATGCCTGATATCTTTGAACGCTTTTTTGCAGATTTTGATAAAAAACCTTCAGATTACTACACACTGGACAAATTGAACCCAGCATATTCTGTTTATTTTGAAAATGATCGCATACAAATAGGTGATAATTTAGAAGCTATAAAACAGACATTTGAGGCCATCGAACCTGGAAGTGCACAGAAGTTGCAAGAATTCATGGACAAATCCAGCGAGAATTATGATATCGCTATTAAAAATCTAGTATATCGTCCAGGGGAATCTCCATTGGAACTTGTAACACCCCAAACCGTTAAAAAACTAGGTGCTTTTATTGGGAATGTTTCTAAAGATGTCCGTAAAAAATTCAAAGATCCAAAATTAGTTTCTATACTAGAGTTTCCTGTATTGTTTTTAGGTGCTACTCCAGGAAATACGCCAAGCTTTTACAATTTCATGAATTATGCAGACTTTGGACTAGGAACTTGGCATCCTAAAGGCGGGATGTACGAGGTTATTCTGGGTATGAAAAAGTTGGCTGAGGAGCAAGGTGTAGTGATAAAAACAAACGCGCCCGTGACTGAAATCCTTGTCGATGAACATGGAACTGCAGAAGGGATTTCGCTTGATGGGGAAATCCATTTGTTTGATGTCGTGCTATCTGGAGCAGATTACCACCATTCCGAAACTCTTTTGAAGTCTAAGTACCGGCAGTATTCCGAAAAGTACTGGGACAAAAAAACTTTTGCTCCCAGCTCATTAATATTTTATGTAGGCTTTGAAGGCAAGCTTAAAAATGTGGATCACCACAACCTGTTTTTTGATACAGATTTCACGAAACACGCCAATGAAATTTATGAAGATCCTAAATGGCCTGAAGACCCATTGTTTTATGCTAATTTCACTTCTATAACAGATTCTCAAACAGCGCCTGATGGCTGTGAAAATGGATTCTTCCTTATTCCACTAGCACCAGGATTAGAGGATACCCCTACGTTACGAGAGGAATATTTTAAAAAGATTATGGATAGGTTTGAAAAATTGACCGACCAAAAAGTGATGGATCGCATTCTGTTTAAGGAGTCTTTTTGCGTTAATGATTTCAAGGACGCCTACAATAGTTATAAGGGAAATGCATATGGGATGGCAAATACATTACTTCAAACAGCATTTCTTAGACCTAATTTGAGGAGTAGAAAGGTAAAAAGTCTGTATTTTACGGGTCAATTAACCGTACCCGGACCAGGCGTGCCGCCCTCTTTGATTTCTGGAAAGTTAGCCGCACAATTGATAAACAAACACTTGAGTACATGAAAAGTATCTTTGACGAGGTTTCCAGACAATGCAGTCGGGCAGTAACTAACAATTACAGCACGTCTTTCTCGCTTGCCAGCAAAATGCTAGGGCCGTCGATTAGACAAGATATACACAACATTTATGGTTTTGTCCGGTTTGCTGATGAGATCGTGGATACCTTTCACGACTATGACAAACGCGTATTGCTAGATCGTTTTGAACAGGATCTTGCTTATGCAATTGATGAGAAAATTAGCCTGAATCCTATTCTCAATTCCTTTCAAGAAACAGTAAATAAATATAATATTACTCCAGATATGTATGGAGCATTCATTCACAGTATGCGCTTGGATCTAGATAAAAGCGTTTATTTGACTGAGGAAGAATATAAAAACTACATCTACGGTAGTGCGGACGTGGTAGGACTTATGTCTTTAAAGGTGTTTGTAAAAGGGGATCAGCAGAAGTATGACGATCTCAAAGAAGACGCCATGCGTTTAGGTAGTGCCTTTCAAAAAGTGAATTTTCTAAGAGACTTGAAAGCAGACCTTGACGTATTAGAACGTAGTTATTTTCCAAACACAGATCTTCATGATCTTAAGGAAGAGGATAAAGCACGATTGATTGAAGAGATTGAAGCTGACTTTGACGCAGGCCTTAGAGGAATTCAACGTTTACCAGTGGAGGCTAAACTAGGCGTGTACACGGCATACAAATATTACCGCCGCCTACTGACTCGATTAGAACGAACGCCATCAGCAGAAATACGCAATACAAGAATACGCGTTCCTAATTATGAAAAAATTGGCTTGCTAGCTAAAGGCTATGTGAGCTATAGACTCAACTTAATCTAGGTATGGAAATAGTATTATGGTCCCTTATTTTTATAGTCACTTTTATAATAATGGAGTTCAATGCATGGTTCATCCATAAATATATTATGCACGGTTTTCTATGGAATTTGCATGAAGACCACCATCACAAAACCCACGACAGTTGGTTTGAAAAAAACGATTGGTTTTTTGTTTTTTTTGCGAGTATTAGCATCACATTTAAATTATTACACAGCTTTTTAGACCTGTGGTGGGCATTGCCTATCAGTGCTGGAATATTTGCATATGGTGTTGCGTACTTTGTGGTACACGATATTTTTATTCACCAACGCTTTAAATGGCTGCGTAAAGCGAACAATACTTATGCAAAAGGCGTGAGACGCGCTCACAAGATCCATCACAAGCACTTAGGTAAAGGCGATGGGGAGAACTTTGGTATGTTGATCGTACCATTGAAATACTTTAAATAAATCGTGGTTACTGCTGCCGTTATAGGTGCAGGAATCGGTGGGCTGGCGACGGCATTGCGATTGCGTCATAAAGGTTATGATGTGACTGTTTTTGAAAAAAACGAGTACGCTGGTGGAAAACTGCACGCCATTGAACAAGATGGCTACAGGTTTGACCTAGGTCCTTCCCTATTCACCTTACCAGAATTAGTACTGGAATTGCACCAACTTTTTCCTGAAGTCGTTCAGAATTTCGATTTTAAAACTTTGGATACCGCTTGCCATTACTTTTGGGAGGATGGAGTCACTTTTAAAGCTCCTACAGGTACAGACCAATTTGCTAAAGAAGCCACTTTAGTTTTTAATGAAGAGGAAAATATTCTGAAAAGTTACCTCAATAATAGCAAGTCAAAATACAATATTACAAAGTCCTTATTTCTTGAAAAATCGCTTCACCGCTGGAAGACCTACCTGAGTCGCGACACCATTAAGGCGATTATAAAAATTCCATTCTTAGGTATTAGCAATACGTTACACGAGCAAAATGAGCAATTTGAGAACCCTAAGCTGACTCAGCTTTTCAATCGCTACGCCACTTACAACGGTTCATCACCTTATTCGACTCCGGGAATTATGAGTATGATTCCGCATTTGGAGATTGGGCTAGGAACTTATTACCCTGAAGGTGGTATGCATCGCATCTCGCAGTCGCTCTACGAACTTGCAGAAAAAGTTGGAGTGAAATTCCGCTTTCGCGAAAGCGTCACCTCCATCAACCACAACCAGAATCAGGCTACGGGAGTCACCACTGCTCAAGGCTTTTATGCACAAGATCTCGTGGTGTCTAACATGGATATTTATCCCACTTACCACCGGTTGATTACTGATATTGAGAAACCAGAAAAAACATTAGAACAAGAACGATCCAGCAGTGCCTTGATTTTTTATTGGGGAATTTCAAAAAAGTTCCCGCAACTGGATCTACACAATATTTTATTTAGCGAGGATTACCCTACTGAATTTGAATACATTTTTAAGAAAAAAGAGTTGTACAATGACCCGACAGTTTACATCAACATCACTAGTAAGATGACTCCTAGCGATGCTCCTCAAGGGTGTGAAAATTGGTTTGTGATGATCAATGCTCCTGGGGATTATGGTCAAGACTGGAAACAATTAGTAGCTGAGGCAAAAGCTGATATCATCGCAAAGATTCATCGCACGCTACATATTGACGTGACGCCACTTATCGAGACAGAATATATTTTAACGCCTCAAGGGATCGAAGAAAATACCAGTTCTTACCGCGGTGCCTTATACGGTGCAGCAAGTAATAACAAGTTTGCCGCATTCTTAAGACACCCAAACTTCAATGGAAAACTTAAAAACTTGTATCATGTAGGCGGGTCAGTTCACCCTGGCGGTGGAATCCCACTGTGTTTACTAAGCGCACAAATTGCAACAGACATGATTCCTCCAGCACAATGAAAAATGGCCTCCTTATATTTTTGTGGATCGTCCATGTGAGTGCTCTCATTGGTCTAGCCTTGGGTTATGAGGAATTTTTTTTAGGAAAATCACCCTTTACCATGCTCTTGCTTGCTGGGTTACTCATTTACTATTTCCCCATTACCGTTCCTAAAACAATCCTGTTGTTCCTAAGTTTTACTGCCATAGGTATTGCGGTGGAATGGATAGGCGTTCATACAGGTTGGTTATTTGGAACCTATTCCTATGGCGATAATTTTGGCCCTAAACTCGACGGTATTCCCTATTTGATAGGTATCAATTGGGCATTATTGACATTTAGCACCCATATTATTGCAAGAAGGTTTTTCCACAACCGATGGATCATTGCAGGCGCAGGTGCTGCGTTAATGGTAGTTTTAGATCTATTCTTAGAACAAATTTGTGATTATGCGGGATTCTGGAGTTTTGAAAATGGCGCTGGATGGTTCAATTACCTCTGCTGGTTTGTCATCGCTTATGTACTACATCTCATTGCTAATAGCTTCAATTTAAAAGGAGATTTCAAAGTCTCGGCACATTTATACATCGTTCAACTTATCTTCGCCGCCATTCTATGGATTATCATTACGACATAGCAATAGTAGGATTAGGCTGCGCTGGTAGTCACGTGCTGATTCAAATGCTGGATCATCCTGAAATGAAAGATAAAAAAATCATCGTCTTTGATGATTTTCAGGCAGACAGCCTTGAGAAAACTTGGAGCTTTTGGGAGAAAGGCGCAGGAAAATGGGACTCGCTTTTGCTGGATCGATGGACTCAAGGCAAATTTCAAACCAGCCAAGTAGAGATCGATCTGGGATTGAATCCTTATAGCTATAAGACAATAAAGAGTAAAGGTGTGATCGCTTTCGCGAAAGCGAAACTCCAACAAAACCCTAACGCAACATTTGTAGATGCTCGAGTAGACCGCATTGAAGAATCAAAAGTTGCCGCTATTCATACAAATAAGGGAGTTTTCAAATCTAAACTCGTACTAGACAGCAGAGTGTCTCCAGAATTTTATAAGGATACTGAGGCAATCACATTGCGTCAGCATTTTCTGGGATGGCATTTAAGAACTGAGCAAGAAGTATTTGATCCCGAGCGATTTGTGATGATGGACTACCGTTTAATGGATCCAGGGACAACAAGCTTTATGTATATTCTTCCTTATTCGGAAACGGAAGCCCTAGTAGAGTTCACCTATTTCTCACCAGATTTAGTGGCAGACCAGGTGTATGAAAACTACCTAAACCAATACATTGACACCTATTTAAATGCCACAGACTATAGCATAGTTCAAACCGAGCAAGGCGTCATTCCCATGACTACATATAGATTTGAAAAGCATCACACATCATTTGTGCATAAAATAGGTACCGCTGGTGGCTGGGTGAAGAGCAGTACGGGTTACAGTTTCAAGCTGAGTGAAAAACGAGCTACTCAATTGATTTCTAATTATATTAAAGGTAGGGATTTAGACCATGGAATGCAGAAGAAACGTTTCCGGTTCTATGATGACATCATGCTAGATGTATTGCACCAGCACAACAATCGCGGACATTTACTCTTTGAGAATTTATATTCAAATAATCCGATTGCTAGAATATTTTCCTTTCTAGATGAAGAAAGTAACTTCTTGCA of the Nonlabens marinus S1-08 genome contains:
- a CDS encoding phytoene desaturase family protein translates to MNHKIAVIGSGFSSLAAAAYLAQSGHEVTMFEKNDTVGGRARRLERDGFTFDIGPSWYWMPDIFERFFADFDKKPSDYYTLDKLNPAYSVYFENDRIQIGDNLEAIKQTFEAIEPGSAQKLQEFMDKSSENYDIAIKNLVYRPGESPLELVTPQTVKKLGAFIGNVSKDVRKKFKDPKLVSILEFPVLFLGATPGNTPSFYNFMNYADFGLGTWHPKGGMYEVILGMKKLAEEQGVVIKTNAPVTEILVDEHGTAEGISLDGEIHLFDVVLSGADYHHSETLLKSKYRQYSEKYWDKKTFAPSSLIFYVGFEGKLKNVDHHNLFFDTDFTKHANEIYEDPKWPEDPLFYANFTSITDSQTAPDGCENGFFLIPLAPGLEDTPTLREEYFKKIMDRFEKLTDQKVMDRILFKESFCVNDFKDAYNSYKGNAYGMANTLLQTAFLRPNLRSRKVKSLYFTGQLTVPGPGVPPSLISGKLAAQLINKHLST
- a CDS encoding phytoene/squalene synthase family protein produces the protein MKSIFDEVSRQCSRAVTNNYSTSFSLASKMLGPSIRQDIHNIYGFVRFADEIVDTFHDYDKRVLLDRFEQDLAYAIDEKISLNPILNSFQETVNKYNITPDMYGAFIHSMRLDLDKSVYLTEEEYKNYIYGSADVVGLMSLKVFVKGDQQKYDDLKEDAMRLGSAFQKVNFLRDLKADLDVLERSYFPNTDLHDLKEEDKARLIEEIEADFDAGLRGIQRLPVEAKLGVYTAYKYYRRLLTRLERTPSAEIRNTRIRVPNYEKIGLLAKGYVSYRLNLI
- a CDS encoding sterol desaturase family protein yields the protein MEIVLWSLIFIVTFIIMEFNAWFIHKYIMHGFLWNLHEDHHHKTHDSWFEKNDWFFVFFASISITFKLLHSFLDLWWALPISAGIFAYGVAYFVVHDIFIHQRFKWLRKANNTYAKGVRRAHKIHHKHLGKGDGENFGMLIVPLKYFK
- the crtD gene encoding 1-hydroxycarotenoid 3,4-desaturase CrtD, encoding MVTAAVIGAGIGGLATALRLRHKGYDVTVFEKNEYAGGKLHAIEQDGYRFDLGPSLFTLPELVLELHQLFPEVVQNFDFKTLDTACHYFWEDGVTFKAPTGTDQFAKEATLVFNEEENILKSYLNNSKSKYNITKSLFLEKSLHRWKTYLSRDTIKAIIKIPFLGISNTLHEQNEQFENPKLTQLFNRYATYNGSSPYSTPGIMSMIPHLEIGLGTYYPEGGMHRISQSLYELAEKVGVKFRFRESVTSINHNQNQATGVTTAQGFYAQDLVVSNMDIYPTYHRLITDIEKPEKTLEQERSSSALIFYWGISKKFPQLDLHNILFSEDYPTEFEYIFKKKELYNDPTVYINITSKMTPSDAPQGCENWFVMINAPGDYGQDWKQLVAEAKADIIAKIHRTLHIDVTPLIETEYILTPQGIEENTSSYRGALYGAASNNKFAAFLRHPNFNGKLKNLYHVGGSVHPGGGIPLCLLSAQIATDMIPPAQ
- a CDS encoding carotenoid biosynthesis protein, whose amino-acid sequence is MKNGLLIFLWIVHVSALIGLALGYEEFFLGKSPFTMLLLAGLLIYYFPITVPKTILLFLSFTAIGIAVEWIGVHTGWLFGTYSYGDNFGPKLDGIPYLIGINWALLTFSTHIIARRFFHNRWIIAGAGAALMVVLDLFLEQICDYAGFWSFENGAGWFNYLCWFVIAYVLHLIANSFNLKGDFKVSAHLYIVQLIFAAILWIIITT
- a CDS encoding lycopene cyclase family protein, which codes for MDYHYDIAIVGLGCAGSHVLIQMLDHPEMKDKKIIVFDDFQADSLEKTWSFWEKGAGKWDSLLLDRWTQGKFQTSQVEIDLGLNPYSYKTIKSKGVIAFAKAKLQQNPNATFVDARVDRIEESKVAAIHTNKGVFKSKLVLDSRVSPEFYKDTEAITLRQHFLGWHLRTEQEVFDPERFVMMDYRLMDPGTTSFMYILPYSETEALVEFTYFSPDLVADQVYENYLNQYIDTYLNATDYSIVQTEQGVIPMTTYRFEKHHTSFVHKIGTAGGWVKSSTGYSFKLSEKRATQLISNYIKGRDLDHGMQKKRFRFYDDIMLDVLHQHNNRGHLLFENLYSNNPIARIFSFLDEESNFLQELKIMLPLTSLPFIKSFFKKLF